In a single window of the Litorilituus sediminis genome:
- a CDS encoding S-(hydroxymethyl)glutathione dehydrogenase/class III alcohol dehydrogenase: MSEQFIKSKAAVAWQAGQPLSIEEVDVMLPKKGEVLVKIVASGVCHTDAFTLSGEDPEGIFPCILGHEGGGIVEQVGEGVTSVSVGDHVIPLYTPECGECKFCLSGKTNLCQKIRETQGKGLMPDGTTRFYKDGEPIYHYMGCSTFSEYTVLPEISLAKVSKDAPLEEVCLLGCGVTTGMGAVMNTAKVEEGASVAIFGLGGIGLSAVIGATMAKASRIIVIDINESKFELAKKLGATDCINPKDYDKPIQDVIVELTDGGVDYSFECIGNVDVMRSALECCHKGWGESVIIGVAGAGQEISTRPFQLVTGRVWRGTAFGGVKGRSELPDYVQRYLDGEFRLDDFITHTMALSGVNEAFDLMHEGKSIRSVIHFDK; this comes from the coding sequence ATGTCAGAGCAATTTATAAAATCTAAAGCGGCAGTGGCTTGGCAAGCTGGTCAGCCACTTTCAATTGAAGAAGTGGATGTTATGCTGCCCAAAAAAGGGGAAGTATTAGTTAAAATCGTTGCTTCTGGTGTCTGTCATACCGATGCCTTCACACTATCTGGTGAAGATCCAGAAGGCATTTTCCCGTGTATTTTAGGTCACGAGGGGGGCGGTATAGTTGAGCAAGTAGGCGAAGGAGTGACCAGTGTTAGCGTTGGCGATCACGTTATTCCACTGTATACGCCTGAGTGCGGTGAATGTAAGTTCTGTTTATCGGGTAAAACCAACTTATGTCAGAAAATACGTGAAACGCAAGGTAAAGGCCTAATGCCTGATGGCACAACACGTTTTTATAAAGATGGTGAGCCAATTTATCATTACATGGGCTGCTCAACTTTTTCTGAATACACAGTTTTACCTGAAATTTCACTAGCTAAAGTAAGTAAAGATGCACCACTTGAAGAAGTGTGTTTGCTAGGTTGTGGGGTAACCACAGGTATGGGCGCGGTGATGAATACGGCAAAAGTTGAAGAAGGGGCAAGTGTTGCTATTTTTGGCTTAGGCGGTATTGGTTTATCCGCTGTGATTGGCGCGACTATGGCAAAAGCTTCTAGAATTATTGTCATTGATATTAATGAGTCAAAGTTTGAGCTGGCTAAAAAACTTGGGGCAACTGATTGCATTAACCCGAAAGATTATGACAAGCCAATTCAAGACGTGATTGTTGAATTAACTGACGGCGGTGTTGACTATTCATTTGAATGTATCGGTAATGTTGATGTAATGCGCTCAGCACTTGAGTGTTGCCATAAGGGTTGGGGCGAGTCAGTTATTATTGGTGTAGCCGGCGCAGGCCAAGAAATATCAACCAGACCTTTTCAGTTAGTAACGGGTAGAGTATGGCGTGGCACTGCCTTTGGCGGCGTTAAAGGGCGTTCAGAGCTACCAGATTATGTTCAGCGTTATTTAGATGGTGAGTTTCGTTTAGATGACTTTATTACCCACACTATGGCACTTAGTGGTGTTAATGAAGCGTTTGACCTAATGCATGAAGGTAAGAGTATTCGTAGCGTTATCCACTTTGATAAATAA
- a CDS encoding NUDIX hydrolase — protein sequence MQLLKSSLHADILDQSAPSFTRKASRAIVLNGDDILLLYTKRYHDYSLPGGGIDDGESHIDGLVRELKEETGARNIQNIKAFGLYEEFRPWYKPGYDIVHMLSYCYTCTIDEELDQPQFELHELDNGMKPMWINIHKAIKHNEETIATSEKKGMSIERETYLLKLIVERLLE from the coding sequence ATGCAGTTATTAAAATCAAGTTTACATGCCGATATTTTGGATCAATCAGCACCGAGTTTTACCCGCAAAGCCAGTCGGGCTATAGTGCTTAATGGCGATGATATCTTACTCCTTTATACCAAGCGTTATCACGACTATAGCTTGCCCGGTGGTGGCATTGATGACGGTGAAAGTCATATTGATGGCCTAGTAAGAGAGCTAAAAGAAGAAACCGGAGCTCGCAATATACAGAACATAAAAGCCTTTGGCCTATATGAAGAGTTCAGGCCTTGGTACAAACCAGGATACGATATAGTGCACATGCTGTCATACTGCTATACCTGTACTATTGACGAAGAGCTAGACCAGCCGCAATTTGAGTTACATGAATTAGATAATGGCATGAAGCCAATGTGGATAAATATTCACAAAGCCATTAAACACAATGAAGAAACCATAGCAACAAGCGAAAAAAAGGGTATGTCCATTGAACGTGAAACATACCTACTTAAGTTAATTGTCGAACGCTTACTCGAATAA
- a CDS encoding WD40/YVTN/BNR-like repeat-containing protein, whose protein sequence is MTPSLSTLVSSALVCLTLFVCQTACATDKTQANLQWHYYQLPAKVAFRGSAIKQNTFWLTGQNNHVFTSQDAGKTWQDKSVASNISTDFRDIQVFDKDTAIVMGAGSGEQSVLYKTQDGGTSWQLLYQNQHPQGFFNSIAFWDDTTGLLMADPIDGYFVIKKTIDGGKTWRRIAQHKLPTIKANEVGFAASGNTIIVGTNGQAWFTTGGLSASLYFSNDFGETWQRQAIPLYQESKTAGGYALALNSRQQVFVIGGDYLQRSAHYTNMVKLHQGEIQSIAGSNNGLRTAMSCQQNTCISLGKTGIDISNDHGNSWQKIASDAKQFNSPWGFFTLTSDNHQFLAAGANGKVAVIELARSNKSTPQ, encoded by the coding sequence TTGACACCTTCGCTAAGCACTTTAGTATCGTCGGCGCTAGTTTGCCTGACATTATTTGTTTGCCAAACTGCCTGTGCAACAGATAAAACTCAAGCAAACTTACAATGGCATTACTATCAGTTACCTGCCAAGGTTGCTTTTCGTGGCAGTGCCATTAAGCAAAATACCTTTTGGCTAACCGGGCAAAACAATCACGTATTTACCAGCCAAGATGCGGGTAAAACATGGCAAGATAAATCAGTTGCAAGCAATATCAGTACAGATTTTCGCGATATCCAAGTATTTGATAAAGATACCGCCATTGTTATGGGAGCCGGTAGTGGCGAGCAGTCAGTGTTATATAAAACTCAAGATGGCGGCACGAGCTGGCAACTGCTTTATCAAAACCAACACCCGCAAGGCTTTTTTAATTCTATTGCCTTTTGGGATGATACTACAGGCTTATTAATGGCCGACCCTATTGATGGCTACTTTGTGATCAAAAAAACCATTGATGGCGGCAAAACATGGCGACGCATAGCTCAGCATAAATTACCGACGATAAAAGCAAATGAAGTTGGCTTTGCTGCCAGTGGCAATACCATAATTGTCGGAACAAATGGTCAGGCTTGGTTTACTACCGGCGGTTTATCGGCCTCACTTTATTTTAGTAACGATTTTGGCGAAACTTGGCAGCGTCAAGCAATACCTTTATATCAAGAAAGCAAAACAGCGGGCGGCTATGCGCTAGCGTTAAATTCGCGACAGCAGGTTTTTGTTATAGGTGGCGATTATTTACAGCGCAGCGCTCACTACACCAATATGGTTAAATTACATCAAGGTGAAATACAAAGCATTGCTGGCAGTAACAATGGCTTAAGAACCGCAATGTCTTGCCAACAGAATACCTGCATTAGTTTAGGCAAAACTGGTATCGATATATCTAACGATCATGGTAATTCTTGGCAAAAAATAGCCAGTGATGCCAAGCAATTTAACAGCCCTTGGGGCTTTTTTACCTTAACCAGTGATAACCATCAGTTTTTGGCAGCCGGCGCTAACGGGAAAGTGGCCGTTATTGAACTTGCCAGGTCAAATAAAAGCACACCACAATAG
- a CDS encoding methyl-accepting chemotaxis protein: MSKEVKFNESEILLSTTDLDSCIKYANDNFCDIAGYTLDEMVGNPHNMVRHADMPKAAFADLWHFIKSGKSWMGPVKNRCKNGDYYWVNAFVTPIKNERGEVYEYQSVRTSPEREVVDRATDLYCKINKQQTPWQIKFQTDISLWLQLLLMVMVVLSLATVFISDASLFLTIPMAVTALTGLVVFSLWRSKYREVVREAKSVFDNPLMSYLYSGNNDDIGSINLALKMRKAQLNAVVGRVSDDSASITDTARQSSERGSNVATILNNQRCETEQVATAINQMSATVQEIAQVVTTASNSAQESLNISNDGQAVVKETVDAIEELSAQLSEVESAIARLINGSQAITTVLGEISSIADQTNLLALNAAIEAARAGEQGRGFAVVAEEVRALAMRSQQSTEEISKLLGQLQLESDSATTAMTKGNELSKNCVEQVNKTGESLSRITAEISELANINIQIATAVEQQSVVAEQVNQNIVSISDMSAESEEHGKHAVELSHSLLDRLNQQHSLVEQFKGN; encoded by the coding sequence TTGAGTAAAGAAGTAAAATTTAATGAATCCGAAATCCTCCTTTCCACAACGGATTTAGATAGTTGTATTAAATACGCAAACGATAACTTTTGCGATATTGCTGGTTACACCTTAGATGAAATGGTCGGCAATCCTCATAATATGGTTAGGCATGCTGATATGCCTAAGGCTGCTTTTGCCGATTTATGGCATTTTATTAAGTCAGGTAAATCTTGGATGGGGCCTGTAAAAAATCGCTGTAAAAATGGTGATTATTATTGGGTCAATGCTTTTGTGACGCCGATTAAAAATGAGCGTGGCGAAGTTTATGAATATCAATCGGTTCGCACTAGCCCTGAGCGAGAAGTGGTTGATAGAGCAACAGATTTATACTGCAAAATAAATAAGCAACAAACGCCGTGGCAAATTAAGTTTCAAACCGATATATCGCTTTGGCTGCAATTGCTCTTGATGGTAATGGTTGTTTTATCGCTAGCGACGGTATTTATATCTGATGCAAGCTTGTTTTTAACTATTCCTATGGCAGTTACGGCCTTAACCGGCTTAGTGGTATTTTCCTTATGGCGTAGTAAATATCGAGAAGTTGTACGTGAGGCTAAATCGGTGTTTGATAATCCGTTAATGAGTTATCTTTATTCAGGCAATAATGATGATATTGGCTCAATAAATTTGGCGCTGAAAATGCGTAAAGCTCAGCTTAATGCTGTGGTTGGCCGAGTCAGTGATGACTCTGCCTCTATTACTGATACCGCACGTCAATCCTCTGAACGTGGTAGCAATGTTGCCACTATTTTGAATAATCAACGCTGTGAAACTGAGCAAGTGGCGACGGCAATTAATCAAATGTCGGCAACCGTGCAAGAGATAGCGCAAGTTGTTACTACCGCCTCGAATAGCGCTCAAGAAAGTTTAAATATCAGTAATGATGGACAAGCTGTGGTTAAAGAAACTGTCGACGCTATAGAGGAATTAAGCGCACAGTTAAGTGAAGTTGAAAGCGCAATTGCGCGTTTGATCAATGGTAGTCAAGCAATAACGACGGTACTGGGTGAAATTAGCAGTATTGCCGATCAAACTAACTTGCTAGCACTTAATGCCGCTATTGAAGCGGCGCGTGCTGGTGAGCAAGGACGCGGCTTTGCGGTAGTTGCTGAAGAGGTAAGGGCGCTGGCGATGCGCTCGCAGCAGTCAACAGAAGAGATCAGCAAGTTATTAGGCCAGTTGCAACTTGAGTCTGATTCGGCAACAACGGCAATGACTAAAGGCAATGAGTTATCGAAAAACTGTGTTGAGCAGGTCAATAAAACCGGGGAGTCGTTGTCACGCATTACAGCTGAAATATCTGAGCTAGCCAATATTAATATTCAAATTGCAACCGCAGTAGAGCAGCAATCGGTTGTTGCTGAACAAGTGAATCAGAATATTGTCTCAATTAGCGATATGTCGGCTGAAAGCGAGGAACATGGCAAACATGCCGTGGAGCTTAGTCACAGTTTACTGGATAGGTTAAATCAGCAGCATAGCCTAGTTGAGCAGTTTAAAGGTAATTAA
- a CDS encoding M14 family zinc carboxypeptidase, whose translation MKKQYNSYQDTLDFVEKCMAEHPHLIRLQTIGTTWEKRPIVLVTISLDVEYADNKPALLYTGTIHAREWIGNELAIKFIDYVINNYRFNPKLKEALTRNTLYMVPCLNPDGFEYSRNHFSFWRKNRRDNGDGSFGVDLNRNFAVKFRHSMDTSVNTYSGPHAFSEPETCAIRDFVLAHSNITLALDYHSQGNVFFPAHKFNHEHEIEGTDLNVLCANMNREIHKVTGRKYGIHRGKPPANLIHGSGREYYYSLGILSTVVEVGTRNIPDYLVNMSQSVDENIPAVLHALSEAINYCPLAPTRPERFSIASIDDNSAMLTWQYQSDAEVNFEIYRAQQPKSPCSDETLVAITGDTQFTDVQLKSGQPYFYNIRAVDRVTKIKSGFSPELKVKTELADDEFSRAVFPASHEVGYLGQYTLDKNKEHFGHNSLFVGVNKRKGICYGVIEFNLNNMPEDAIIKSARFSLYPMNRVNAKVENFGEWTVSLLDGQAIDDISNFEQIHNATPLQTLGQAIASEQLTQGIWSEWHFNIAERHLLKKAMASGKVTLRIEGPKRLPLGADSQMMQFDIGYGQFGAGIHYRPNLQLIYTRKPIKLALAPLATNTITQTDIIEDKLQSGFDKQGEIIYGQMAFTLDGLPDADKTVITEAYLIMGNKTALKTKRDTRFTIELADLKDIDYHSVKQRKKREFIGYEVSNQQLKEKDTHYFIFDSYGKLHLQKLHAQNKPCYLIIRATAASAEYDEVIDWAGEGEHESPQLVIEYIERRKTPLPAPTSLKTDIENGMIKLSWLNPDDSDFVGSFVVRNRFHPPKSPYDGVKLYGGPDNYTFDNFANANIEKYYSVFSYDDVPNFSEPVSVHYVARESFPIIEQEYQVQDGEEEIN comes from the coding sequence ATGAAAAAGCAATATAACTCCTATCAAGACACTCTAGATTTTGTTGAAAAGTGCATGGCTGAGCATCCACACTTAATCAGGTTGCAAACCATAGGCACCACGTGGGAGAAAAGGCCGATTGTCTTAGTAACTATCTCATTAGATGTTGAGTATGCCGATAATAAGCCTGCTTTGTTATATACAGGTACGATTCACGCCAGAGAGTGGATAGGTAATGAGCTGGCAATTAAGTTTATTGATTATGTTATTAATAACTATCGATTTAATCCAAAATTAAAAGAAGCGTTAACACGTAATACCTTGTATATGGTGCCGTGTTTAAACCCCGATGGTTTTGAGTATTCCCGTAATCATTTTTCTTTTTGGCGTAAAAATCGCCGTGATAATGGTGATGGCAGCTTTGGGGTTGATTTAAACCGTAATTTTGCCGTGAAGTTTCGCCACTCTATGGATACCAGTGTTAATACTTATTCTGGCCCTCATGCTTTTTCTGAGCCGGAAACCTGTGCCATCAGAGATTTCGTCTTAGCGCATAGCAATATTACTTTAGCGCTTGATTATCACTCGCAAGGCAATGTCTTTTTTCCTGCCCATAAATTCAATCATGAGCATGAAATTGAAGGTACAGATCTTAATGTTTTGTGTGCCAATATGAATAGAGAAATTCATAAAGTAACGGGTAGAAAATACGGTATTCACCGGGGCAAACCGCCTGCGAATCTGATACATGGCAGTGGCCGCGAGTATTATTATTCACTGGGGATTTTATCGACTGTGGTTGAAGTGGGCACGCGTAATATTCCCGATTATTTAGTGAATATGTCGCAAAGTGTTGATGAAAATATTCCCGCGGTTTTACATGCATTATCAGAAGCAATTAATTATTGCCCGTTAGCGCCAACTAGGCCTGAACGTTTCTCAATCGCCAGTATTGATGATAACAGTGCCATGCTTACTTGGCAGTATCAAAGTGATGCTGAGGTCAACTTTGAGATATATCGAGCTCAGCAGCCGAAATCGCCCTGTAGTGATGAAACACTCGTTGCTATTACGGGTGATACCCAGTTTACCGATGTGCAACTAAAAAGTGGTCAGCCATATTTTTATAATATTAGGGCGGTAGATCGCGTCACTAAAATTAAATCAGGTTTTAGCCCGGAATTAAAAGTGAAAACTGAGCTGGCGGATGATGAATTCTCACGAGCAGTATTTCCCGCCAGTCATGAAGTAGGTTACCTTGGTCAATATACTTTAGATAAAAACAAAGAGCATTTCGGTCATAATTCTTTGTTTGTTGGCGTGAATAAACGTAAAGGCATCTGCTACGGGGTGATTGAATTTAATCTTAATAACATGCCAGAAGATGCCATTATTAAATCGGCGCGATTTTCTTTGTACCCTATGAATCGCGTAAATGCCAAAGTTGAAAATTTTGGCGAGTGGACGGTTTCTTTACTTGATGGTCAAGCGATTGATGATATCAGTAACTTTGAGCAAATTCACAATGCGACTCCGTTGCAAACATTAGGGCAGGCGATTGCTTCTGAGCAATTAACTCAGGGTATTTGGAGTGAATGGCACTTTAATATTGCTGAACGGCATTTATTAAAAAAGGCTATGGCTAGCGGTAAGGTCACTTTACGTATTGAAGGGCCTAAACGCTTACCTTTAGGGGCTGACTCGCAAATGATGCAATTTGATATTGGCTATGGTCAATTTGGTGCTGGCATTCATTATCGCCCTAACTTACAGCTTATTTATACCCGTAAACCCATTAAATTAGCATTAGCGCCATTAGCTACTAATACCATTACGCAAACAGATATTATCGAAGATAAATTGCAGTCTGGCTTTGATAAGCAAGGTGAAATCATTTACGGGCAAATGGCGTTTACCTTAGATGGCTTGCCCGATGCCGATAAAACCGTGATCACTGAAGCTTATTTGATTATGGGTAATAAAACCGCACTTAAAACTAAGCGAGATACGCGCTTTACTATTGAATTAGCTGATCTAAAAGATATAGATTATCACAGCGTAAAACAGCGCAAGAAACGCGAATTTATTGGCTATGAAGTCAGTAACCAGCAGTTAAAAGAAAAAGATACCCATTACTTTATTTTTGATAGTTACGGTAAATTGCATCTGCAAAAACTTCATGCGCAAAACAAACCTTGTTACTTAATTATTAGGGCAACAGCAGCTTCTGCTGAATATGATGAAGTGATTGATTGGGCTGGTGAAGGTGAGCATGAAAGCCCGCAGTTGGTGATTGAATACATTGAGCGGCGAAAAACACCGTTACCAGCGCCAACCTCCCTTAAAACCGATATTGAAAATGGCATGATCAAATTGAGTTGGCTTAACCCAGATGATAGTGATTTTGTCGGTAGCTTTGTGGTACGAAATCGTTTTCATCCACCGAAATCTCCTTATGATGGGGTCAAGCTTTATGGCGGCCCAGATAACTATACCTTTGATAACTTTGCCAATGCCAATATAGAAAAATACTATTCGGTATTTAGTTATGATGATGTGCCCAATTTTTCTGAGCCTGTGAGTGTGCACTATGTTGCCAGAGAAAGTTTCCCCATTATTGAGCAAGAATACCAAGTGCAAGACGGTGAAGAGGAAATTAATTAG
- a CDS encoding LysR substrate-binding domain-containing protein gives MDWQGISEFVAVAEHASFTLAAKALAISTAQVSRQVNELEQRLNVKLFYRTTRKVSLTYEGDIFFQHCRQVLDNLKDAENALADLQKKPQGKIKLTAPVTYGEQKILPLINDFALSYPEISIDAHLSNQRLNLVDEGFDLAIRIGKLKDSSLMATKLTQRKVFLCASAQYLQTYGTPHSLNELRQHNCLLASRDYWRFHQNGKEVTMRINGSLRYNNGKALVDAALKGLGIVQLPDYYVIDYLESAQLISILDNYQEPDEVVWAIHPYNRQLSPKVRLLLDYLKEQLS, from the coding sequence ATGGACTGGCAAGGTATTAGTGAGTTTGTTGCGGTAGCAGAGCATGCCAGCTTTACTCTGGCCGCCAAAGCCTTGGCTATTTCAACAGCGCAAGTAAGCAGGCAAGTGAATGAGCTAGAGCAAAGGCTCAATGTAAAACTTTTTTATCGCACTACTCGTAAGGTATCGTTAACTTATGAAGGCGATATTTTTTTTCAACACTGTCGCCAAGTGCTTGATAACCTAAAAGATGCCGAAAATGCTCTGGCTGACTTACAAAAAAAGCCACAAGGTAAAATAAAGCTCACCGCTCCTGTCACCTATGGCGAACAAAAAATTCTGCCGCTCATTAATGATTTTGCGCTAAGTTACCCTGAGATAAGCATTGACGCACATTTAAGTAATCAAAGGCTAAATTTGGTAGATGAAGGCTTTGATCTTGCCATTCGCATAGGTAAGCTTAAAGACTCCAGCTTAATGGCAACAAAACTCACCCAGCGCAAAGTATTCCTATGCGCCTCAGCACAATATTTACAAACTTATGGTACACCGCATAGCTTAAATGAACTAAGGCAACATAACTGTTTATTAGCAAGTCGTGATTACTGGCGCTTTCATCAAAATGGTAAAGAAGTGACCATGCGGATCAATGGCTCACTCAGGTATAACAATGGCAAAGCCTTAGTTGATGCTGCTTTAAAAGGGCTTGGCATAGTACAACTACCCGATTACTACGTGATCGACTATCTTGAATCTGCTCAGCTCATCTCTATCTTAGATAACTACCAAGAGCCCGATGAAGTGGTCTGGGCAATTCATCCGTATAACCGACAACTCTCCCCTAAAGTGCGACTATTACTTGATTACCTAAAAGAGCAACTAAGCTAA
- a CDS encoding methyl-accepting chemotaxis protein: MSIKNSVTSKLVVATSVGIFMVLFLTAIFTVRFVSEQTSQQLAKEIEGSLRLNAAGIENYFAEHMTRADTIFRNTALIKWFEQHKDRGQNLDTDSFKEVQAVLQREVDLREDITSVFFGSAFTGEYFDHDGVSVLEGYNVLERPWWNEVKDSQKWNVSRVIFEPKYDAFYLSINFPINNFNNQFIGVGGSDIYLHSIDAIVSKIKHEGQGQAFLIDNNSDMIVFPEEKLAHVNVAKRETTNIKLDELDKQASHDGFAHLAQQMNQNESGHSRVTWQDKQYYVQFKAVALPELQLSWKLAIMVPVSFVDEPVNTAITYSALIIFGILLVSLLVLYLTTAKLLNPLYQVKSALVEISGGAGDLSQRIPVKSQDEIGQLSMAFNDFVSQIQKIVRKVQETSESLKDTTAQVANVSEVTVEKTSSSQHEVHRATDTVAQMAETAHVIKEQIISASESAQTASETSKKGQGVLSNAMSGLSSLNNNFDTAVHTIEELRESSHSIGEVMDVIRNIAEQTNLLALNAAIESARAGEHGRGFAVVADEVRQLAKRTQESTQSIQDNITDLQAKAKAAEDSMQLTRGQVNQYMDDTNVVHEQLSEITEVVNENQQNMKEIVDITQEQDNVSQTIKNVMQHVDDIGDQTSLEAQRLMTICGELEEKTNRLQELVERFKI, from the coding sequence ATGAGTATAAAAAATTCGGTAACCTCTAAGCTTGTCGTGGCAACATCGGTTGGCATATTTATGGTGTTATTCCTTACCGCCATATTCACAGTTCGCTTTGTTAGCGAGCAAACTTCACAGCAACTAGCGAAAGAAATTGAAGGCTCACTTCGCCTTAATGCCGCAGGTATTGAAAACTACTTTGCTGAGCATATGACCCGTGCTGATACCATTTTTAGAAATACAGCGTTAATTAAATGGTTTGAGCAGCATAAAGATCGTGGTCAAAACCTAGATACCGACAGCTTTAAAGAAGTTCAAGCGGTATTACAACGTGAAGTAGACTTACGGGAAGATATTACCTCAGTGTTTTTTGGCTCAGCCTTTACCGGTGAGTATTTTGATCATGATGGTGTTTCTGTCCTTGAAGGTTATAACGTGCTTGAACGCCCGTGGTGGAATGAAGTCAAGGACAGCCAAAAATGGAATGTTAGCCGCGTTATTTTTGAACCCAAGTATGATGCTTTTTACTTATCGATAAACTTTCCCATTAATAACTTTAATAATCAGTTTATTGGTGTTGGTGGCTCAGATATTTACTTACACTCAATTGATGCCATTGTCTCAAAAATAAAGCACGAGGGGCAGGGGCAAGCATTCTTAATTGATAATAATAGCGACATGATAGTGTTTCCAGAAGAAAAGCTGGCGCATGTTAACGTTGCCAAAAGAGAAACCACTAACATTAAGCTGGATGAGTTAGATAAACAAGCATCGCACGATGGCTTTGCCCACCTAGCGCAGCAAATGAATCAGAATGAGTCGGGTCATAGTCGAGTAACTTGGCAAGATAAGCAATATTATGTGCAATTTAAGGCGGTGGCTTTACCTGAACTACAGCTTTCTTGGAAGTTGGCTATTATGGTGCCAGTTTCTTTTGTTGATGAGCCTGTTAATACCGCCATTACTTATTCAGCTTTGATCATTTTTGGCATATTACTGGTTAGTTTATTAGTGCTTTATTTAACTACGGCAAAATTACTCAATCCGTTATACCAAGTTAAATCGGCCTTAGTTGAAATATCAGGTGGAGCTGGTGACTTATCGCAACGTATTCCGGTAAAAAGCCAAGATGAAATTGGTCAATTGTCGATGGCTTTTAATGATTTTGTCAGTCAAATTCAAAAAATAGTTCGTAAGGTACAAGAAACCAGTGAATCGCTAAAAGATACCACAGCGCAAGTTGCTAACGTAAGTGAAGTGACGGTGGAAAAAACCAGTTCTTCGCAACATGAAGTACACAGAGCAACAGATACTGTCGCTCAAATGGCGGAAACGGCACATGTGATTAAAGAGCAGATTATCAGTGCTTCTGAATCGGCGCAAACGGCAAGTGAAACCTCTAAAAAGGGTCAAGGGGTGTTAAGTAATGCGATGTCTGGTTTAAGTAGCTTAAATAATAACTTTGATACTGCGGTACATACTATTGAAGAGCTAAGAGAAAGTAGCCACTCTATTGGTGAAGTAATGGATGTTATTCGCAATATTGCCGAACAAACTAACTTGTTAGCTTTAAATGCGGCAATTGAGTCGGCAAGGGCGGGAGAGCATGGTCGAGGCTTTGCTGTTGTTGCGGATGAAGTTCGACAACTTGCTAAGCGTACGCAAGAGTCAACGCAAAGTATTCAAGACAATATTACTGATTTACAAGCGAAAGCCAAAGCCGCTGAAGACAGCATGCAGCTTACTCGAGGCCAAGTAAATCAGTATATGGATGACACCAATGTTGTCCATGAGCAACTGTCAGAAATCACAGAGGTGGTTAATGAAAATCAGCAAAACATGAAAGAGATTGTTGATATTACCCAAGAGCAAGATAATGTATCGCAAACCATTAAAAATGTGATGCAACATGTTGATGATATTGGCGATCAAACCAGCTTGGAAGCACAAAGGCTAATGACTATATGTGGTGAGTTAGAAGAGAAAACTAACCGCTTACAAGAGCTAGTAGAGCGTTTTAAGATTTAA
- a CDS encoding 2OG-Fe(II) oxygenase family protein gives MQVQVVDYTAKDAPEKFVQSLRETGFGVLINHPVKQDLVESIYKNWQSFFNGEDKHNFAFDPKKQDGYFSPEISETAKGHSKKDIKEYYHVYPWGRIPATLKDEILEYYQLTSALAAELLDWVEKHSPADISANYSEALSNMIKDTPNTLLRVLHYPPLTGDEEPGAIRAAAHEDINLLTILPAANEPGLQVQQQNGQWMDVPADFGNLIINIGDMLQEASAGYFPSTSHRVINPTGKGSSKSRISLPLFLHPRSEVVLSEKHTQASYLLERLRELGVKD, from the coding sequence ATGCAAGTTCAAGTTGTCGATTACACGGCTAAAGATGCCCCAGAGAAGTTTGTACAAAGTTTACGCGAAACTGGCTTTGGCGTTTTAATTAATCACCCAGTCAAGCAAGACTTAGTTGAGTCAATTTATAAAAACTGGCAAAGCTTCTTTAATGGTGAAGATAAACACAACTTTGCCTTTGATCCTAAGAAACAAGATGGCTACTTTTCACCTGAAATTTCAGAAACCGCCAAAGGTCACAGCAAAAAAGATATTAAAGAGTATTACCACGTTTATCCTTGGGGTCGCATTCCAGCGACATTAAAAGACGAAATTCTTGAGTATTACCAATTAACCTCAGCGCTTGCCGCTGAATTACTTGATTGGGTTGAAAAGCATAGTCCCGCCGATATCTCTGCCAACTATTCTGAAGCCTTATCGAACATGATCAAAGATACGCCAAACACTTTATTACGCGTATTGCATTACCCACCATTAACAGGTGATGAAGAGCCAGGGGCAATCAGAGCGGCTGCCCACGAAGATATCAACTTATTAACCATATTACCTGCGGCTAACGAGCCAGGCTTACAGGTGCAGCAGCAAAACGGTCAGTGGATGGATGTACCTGCTGATTTTGGTAATTTAATTATCAATATTGGTGATATGTTACAAGAAGCATCTGCCGGCTATTTCCCCTCGACCAGCCATAGAGTAATCAATCCAACGGGCAAAGGCAGCAGTAAATCTCGTATTTCCCTGCCATTGTTTTTACATCCGCGCAGTGAAGTTGTTCTGTCAGAAAAACACACGCAAGCAAGCTACTTACTTGAGCGTTTACGTGAGTTAGGGGTAAAAGACTAG